ATTGTTGAGGCTGGTGGCGACATCAGGGTGTTGCTCGCCCAGTAGGCGTTTGAACATTTCCAGAGCTTGGCGGTAGAGGGGTTCTGCTTCCTCGTAGCGACCTTGACTTTGGTACA
Above is a genomic segment from Geitlerinema sp. PCC 9228 containing:
- a CDS encoding tetratricopeptide repeat protein; protein product: LYRQALEMRKRLLGEPHPDVASSLNNLAFLYQSQGRYEEAEPLYRQALEMFKRLLGEQHPDVATSLNN